From the genome of Arvicola amphibius chromosome 9, mArvAmp1.2, whole genome shotgun sequence, one region includes:
- the LOC119823568 gene encoding olfactory receptor 12D2-like: MLNQTSVTEFFLLGVTDIQEPQPFLFAVFITVYFVNISGNGAILTIVISDPRLHSPMYFFLGNLACLDICYSTVTVPKMLENFLSTGKAISFLGCITQLHFFHFLGTTESLLLAVMAFDRFVAICKPLHYSVIMNRQLCILMAVTIWTIAFLHALLHSVMTSRLRFCGSNQIHHFFCDVKPLLELACGNTELNLWLLNTVTGTVASVPFFLTFLSYFYIITYLFLKTRSCSMLHKALSTCASHFMVVILFYAPVIFTYIRPSSGSSLDQDRIIAIMYSVVTPALNPLIYTLRNKEVWSALNRKMRRWFRLDKI; the protein is encoded by the coding sequence ATGTTAAATCAAACCTCTGTCACCGAATTTTTCCTCCTCGGAGTGACAGACATACAGGAACCGCaaccttttctctttgctgttttcATCACCGTCTACTTTGTCAATATATCTGGGAATGGAGCCATCCTGACGATCGTCATTTCGGATCCAAGACTCCACTCACCTATGTATTTCTTCCTGGGAAACCTAGCATGTCTAGATATCTGCTACTCTACCGTGACAGTGCCAAAGATGCTGGAGAACTTCCTCTCCACAGGCAAAGCAATTTCCTTTCTGGGGTGCATAACTCAGCTGCATTTCTTCCACTTCCTGGGTACCACAGAGTCCCTGCTGCTGGCGGTGATGGCATTTGACCGCTTTGTGGCTATCTGCAAACCACTTCACTATTCTGTCATCATGAATCGTCAGCTCTGTATCCTGATGGCTGTCACCATCTGGACCATTGCTTTTCTCCACGCTCTGCTTCACTCTGTAATGACATCTCGATTGAGGTTCTGTGGTTCGAATCAGATTCAtcatttcttctgtgatgttAAGCCTTTGCTGGAACTGGCCTGTGGGAACACTGAGCTCAACCTCTGGCTGCTCAATACTGTTACAGGCACCGTTGCCTCAGTCCCCTTCTTTCTGACATTTCTCTCCTATTTCTACATTATCACGTATCTTTTCCTCAAGACTCGTTCTTGCAGCATGCTCCACAAAGCACTGTCGACTTGTGCCTCTCACTTCATGGTTGTTATTCTGTTCTATGCTCCTGTTATCTTCACCTACATTCGTCCCAGCTCAGGCAGCTCTCTGGATCAGGACCGGATCATTGCCATCATGTACAGTGTGGTCACTCCTGCTCTCAACCCACTCATCTACACCTTGAGAAACAAGGAAGTGTGGAGTGCGTTGAATAGGAAGATGAGAAGATGGTTCAGACTTGACAAAATCTAA